AGGAAATGGGGTTGCATCCTTAAGAACCTTACTTACATCTTCTAATGTGGTAAAGACATCTGTAGGTTTGTAATTCATCAATAAATCTAAACGGTCAACATCTCCTTTCAATATCCTGAACCCTCTCAACCCACGTGACACCGGCGGTTTAAAACAGACCGGTAATTCAGGATACCCCTGTTCGTATACTGCTTCTTCAAAATCACTCCATGACTGCACCTTACAAAAACGCGGTGTGGGTATGTCATTTTCTTTACAAATCTGCATCAAAAGGTACTTGTTATTCGCTATCCGCAGCCTTTCCGGGCTCGATATGACCACCTTCGTGCCTATTCTCTCAAATTCTGATACGCTTCTCGCAAACTTCATCAATTCGTTCGTTACCAGTGGTATTACAACATCCACATCCTCTTTTCTGCATATCTCCAATATCCTTGGTATAAAATTTTTTGATTCCGCTTTCTCTCCTATATACCATTTATCAACCATCGCGAAACCAGAAGATTCTGAAGCCATATCAACACCTATAATCCTTATATCCCTCTCTGTAACCATCCTTAGACTTTTTATAATCCCTGGTGCGCCCGGGGCTCCAGCACCTGTAATAAGTACGGTTATATTATCCATCTTATCACCTCAAATGCCTCGGCATAATCTTTGTTTATCTGCGTTCCCCTCGTCTTCGCAAGACCACGTATAAAATCTTCGTTCAGGTAACTCCTATATCTCTGCGTCTTGTATTCCTTCAACGCATCTATTTTCTTCTTTATATGTCGCTTTTCAAGTGGCACGAACGAGGAGGTCTTAAAGCTGA
This is a stretch of genomic DNA from Methanophagales archaeon. It encodes these proteins:
- a CDS encoding ATP-grasp domain-containing protein, which encodes MDNITVLITGAGAPGAPGIIKSLRMVTERDIRIIGVDMASESSGFAMVDKWYIGEKAESKNFIPRILEICRKEDVDVVIPLVTNELMKFARSVSEFERIGTKVVISSPERLRIANNKYLLMQICKENDIPTPRFCKVQSWSDFEEAVYEQGYPELPVCFKPPVSRGLRGFRILKGDVDRLDLLMNYKPTDVFTTLEDVSKVLKDATPFPELLVMEYLPGKEYSVDVLTNKGEALIVIPRLREKLKMGISFVGTTENNEAIIEYSKQVVNLLGLDGNIGLQFKLDGNGIPKIIESNPRVQGTIVLCTAAGVNMVYDAVKLALNEEIEECQEDVKWGVKMIRYWAEVYVKNGEFFTL